TGGTCTTTTTGGGCTTGGGTTTGGGGTTGGGCTTGTATTTAGACCAAAGAATTATGAATCTGATATAGTGATATTAAtaagggacttttggaggccggtacactagattatacttaattgtaaaaaagtgcaatcactaaaacatctttttaaaaaagtacactgggataatcttttaccaaaataacctcaaatttgattttctctctccacgaattgtgatacaatagtgatacttttaaatagaagatccaatttaatgttcaatttatatcttttgctcataaaatgatgatataaatgttagaatgtaaatttgattgcattacatgtctttctagtttaattatgtcattttagtggatttttggtgttggtgatactatagtgatacatctctgcagctgtaaatgtttttccaaaacgagcaagagatgtacaaactaagaaaagaaaaccaagaaaggaaaagtaattaggaagaagaagtatgcatacaggttcaattatatcattttaatgaatttttggtgttcgtgatactatagtgatacatctctgcacttgtaaatgtttttccaaaacgaacaagagaggtaaccaagaaaagaaaatcaagaaaggaaaagtaattaggaagatgaagtatgcatactggtttaattgtatcattttagtggttttttggtgctgatgatactatagtgatactatattgatactatagtgatacatctctgcaaaaaacgaatcagagtccagatctgcaaaaaaatgaaacacaactcatattgaacaacgaagcatagtccagatctgtcaaaaacgaagcagagcaactcgacgcagtccagattgagcaacgacgaagaaggcgatgaagagaggagaaactcggccaaaaacggagaagaatgtaacgaagaacaaattcaaattgagaaccagaagaagaagaaggaggaggagagaaagaaagagataacttttagtagagaagaatgagagaaagagatgacacactagagttagatagttggagggagaagaagaagaagaagaagaagaagaagaagggtattgtaggaataaattaaaaaatatcttaagtcagttGACcacattacccttaaattgtatttttttacaattttaaaaatgttcatgacctttttacaattaagttgttcaAAGTGCTCTTACTCCCAATTGTCCCTATTAATAAACAGGCAAAGCAAACCCTAGGAGATGGGCTCTTATAACAAACTGGGCCGCAAAGCCTCAAACCTGACTACGAGCAACAAAGTCCATTTGTTGTGTGTACAAATTTGGATTTCCAGAAGAAACCTTCTTGCCATCTTCTACAGTTACCGTATTTGAACTTCTACGACTCCAGTCTTACGATTCGCTCCATGTATCAAATCGACTCCCGATGATCTCCAATAGCTTCTCACACTTTCCGAGCTTCTGCTTAATATGTCCTTGTAAGTACCAGCACCATCAACCACTGCAACGCCATCTATGCTGGAACACTGCTAGTCAAAACCGACCTCCGGTGCACTTCACAATCCGCGCTTCTTCGATCGAGAACTCGAGTTCCAGGTTCtcatgattttctttgttttcttgttttttttggtataatgtaattttattttttaagttttgaaAGTTTATTGTCGGTTGTGTGTGTCATTTCAATTTTCTAGTTGGTGATGCAGGAGAGGGAGGAAGGTGAAGAGCAATGCCGAGCTATGCGACGAGATCCGAGAGTTTGTAATTGCAGCTGGATTTCCCGTGGGCCATGTCCCCTCTATGAAGGAGCTTTCGGAGCATGGGAGGTTATTGACTTTTACTCTGTTTTTGGGTTTCAATTTGGTTTGATAGTCTCGAATTTCATTGTTAGGGTTTGCATTCAAACCTAAATGATAGCTGTAGAATTATCTGGTTTTATCTTTGAATAGTCCTCAATTTCATTTATGTTTCTACGTAATCAGGCTATCTTTTTGTTTCtagaatttttcaaaatgaaattCTGTACTCTTTCTGCTTTTATAATTTATGCCATATCCAAGTCGTGTTTTCCACTATCAGTTTGGATACAAACTTGCTATTACTTTTGCTGATTTTGTTCAATAGCCAAATACTCGTGCAAGGTCACTCAATTTGAGCCATTTACTGATAGAAACTATTATGTCAGCCACTACAGAAATGCCTATTCAAAATTTACCCATTTTTGCTGTGAAATTATGTTCCTGTATTGCGATGTTATCTTATAATTGTTGGCCATTTTTCCTTGAAGGTAGACACACATTTGCGTGTATTATTTTTGAATAATTGAGTTACATATGTAAAGTCCTACTACCATAGTGTGAAGTATTGactatttgttgttgttgttgctgttgttaTCTTCCTACTTTTCAAAATAATCTGCAGGAATGACCTTGCAAACATTGTGAGACGGAGAGGATACAAACTTGTTAGGGAGCTTCTTGCAAACTCAATTCAAACAGACGTTGTTAAGTCCAACACTGATGCTATCTCCACTGAGAAACAGGATGAAACCGATAATCATGAAGATAAATTAGCAGGTAAATTAATGtttctttttcctgttcttGTATGTTCAATTTACTTCAAGTCCTGATAGTTCTGTACAATTTAAAGGTCAGAATGGGAAGTTGGATGACTTTCCTCAAGAACTGTTGTTGCCGACTGAAGTTTCCATAATGGAAAACCATACCAGCACTTTAAATATTGATCTGCAACTCGAGGCTAATAATGACAGTTTGCTGACTAAAAGCTCTTTGACGGATCTTTCATTCGAGGGAAATGCTATGTATTATGTAAAAGGGCACGTTGAGGACATTGAGACCATTGTTGATTACAAATCCCCATCAAGTGAACTTTCTATCATGGATAATTTGCATTGTTCTTCAAAAATTGATCCACCTCTCAAATCTGATGTTGATTTTCATGCACCTGAAGAAACCTCTGGCAGTCCTTGCATAGAGGAGAGACCTATGGAATCTTCAACTGATATGTGTTTGAAAGAAAAGGTGGCAAATTTCATTCAGAATGGAGAATTGGAAATGGATGAGGGTGAGTTTTGTTACTAAGAATGAATCTTGTTCACCTTATTTTGGTAATCGTAAACCTAGGAACAAGAATACGAGCAACTGTCGACTCTTATTTCGAGACGACTTTAGGAGATGGTTTTAAAGGGAGTTTCAATGTTTATTTCAAATCTAATGTTTCAAATAACAAAACATGTGAGGAAGGAGAGAAGTAGGGTGCCCTGTGGATACATATTTATCCTAGAGTCACATCATTTGAACTTCTGGGTGATAATGTTTATAGTCATTTTTGGGCTGTAATAATTTATTCATTCATCTTTCCTCCGACTGGAAATCCCTTTTTAGCTAGGAAACTTGGATTTATCAAATGGTACGATGCGGTGAGGCTtgagcttttttctttttggaatcTTTCAACAATACAACTGAGTCCCCATCAAGTGAAAACCTTGTGAACAGCTAGATTGTAATAAATGACTTCACTAACCTCAATTAGTCAATGACAAGTTGTTTGGAACTTACTTTGATGGGAGTGCTTAATTTTTTATGGTGTGCTTTTTATCAAATGTGGACGTGTTCAATGATGCCTGTTTTTTGTTTCACGTAGGTACTAATTTCTGTCTCAAATGATTTGGAAACTTATGAATTTTACTATGCTTCCATGTGTCCTTAGATCAGCTGACTTAAGGGTATTTACTGGAAGATATGACACTATAAAGGAACTTGCTTAGTAAACTGTTCCTAATGCTGGAGACTTGGAGTACATTCAATTAAATGGACCAATGTTAATGTGTTTGGGGAATATCTTAACCGTCGAGGTCTTTTGGTGTACACTTCATGTTAATTTGGATAATTCTGCACCCAAGATTGATTGCAGTGTATTTCACTTCATGAAGGTAGACCTTTGGTGAACAGGCTTTTACATGACTTGAAATCTTAGGAGAAAATATATTACAGCATAATCAATGATGCTAGTTTCAATGTACCAAAGTTTGCGTCTTCTGGAATGTGAAGATTGTTCAATTCAAAAGAGTTATGGATATCGTTAAGCAGTCTTAGCTCATGCACAACAGTTATACGGAGAGAATGGCCTCTGGCCTGTCATGGGAGGTAGCACTAATCGCTTCACTGATGCATGTGAAGAAGGTTATGTTATTTGGTAGCACCTTGCGCACCGTATAAGAGAGAATTCTGATGatataattgaaaataaaaaggtgaaaaatggGCATGTTTGCTTCTAGCCTCAATTCATTTGGTAGTTTATGCTTGTTCTGTACTGATTGTAGTTTCTGTACTATCATTTTATGTGAATATTTAGGAAATTTTCTAACATTCTTATTAAAAAAGACAGACAAACATGTGGCTTAGTGGTAGGATTGTAGGGTGTGACCTATAAGTCTAAAAGATCaaggaaacaacctctccacatattatatgaggGTAAGgttccacatattatatgagggtaaggtctgcgtacatcttgcctaTCCCTTACCTCGCCCATTGCGGGAACCTTGTGCaccggagttgtttacctttcttttcttattaaaGAAGAATTTAGAAAGTAATTTTGAATGGTGAATGATTTATTTGTTGCCTTTGGAATTTGAAGTTGAGTTGTGGAGCTGCATGATGGTCAGATAACATTGACGGGCTATTGAAAGATAGTGGAGCTGAAGAAAGCACGCGTGTTGAAGAATCAGCGAAGGAAATGGAACGTCTATCAAAGGTCCCTAGTGAAAAGAATGCAAAAGATGCACATAGCAGACGTCATGTTGCTCTGGCATCAAAGGAAAGTACATTGACAATGAGGCAGGGTTTCCCCTTGTGACTGTTAACTACCCTCTGAGTTTAGCGTTTTGTGTATCTGCTTTTAACTGTGGATCTGTAGGTCTAACATTTTTTTCCTAAGCTTAATTGCTCTATTTAAACTACTTCACATTGCTGAATATCATTCTGGATGACAGTGGGACCTCttaccttttccttttcctgaaCAGTGCCTTTGGTACTATTTCTATCATTCAATGTAGATAGGAAGTGATATTGAGTACTTGATAGTCTATTAATAGATTTTTACTCAGAGGTAAGAAGAAAAAGGTTTTGGCagtttttaattttcaataaaacTCAGAGCAGTGTGAATTTGAgcattattgttttttaattataattaaaccTCTGCTTAATTGTCTCTATGTTTTAAGATATGCTTCCATAGTTCTTATGTTGATGGCATGCAGTCTAAAGCTGAAGAGAGGCTTCTCTGTTGATGCCATTTGCAATCTCCATTCATTTGTTGTCAAACAATTAATTCTATCTGGTCAACTAGAAGATTGAGAAAGACATGAAATTCGGATTTCTGTGACTGTCTGGTTCTTTGTAGTTTAAAATGCTTTTGTTGTACTTTGCCAGATTTTCTTACAGattcctttctctttttgtgaGATGCTTatcatgttaatcacatgacgGAAATCCACTGTTACACATTTTCAACCTAAGTAAATTTTGTTGCTTTCTATTTTGCGGCTCATTAGGTTGAGAACTGTTTATGCATTGttatttatatcatatataGGGATGATCGTTCATCAACGGAAGGACTACAGGAACCAGCTGTTTATACTGACCAAGCTCTGGATGTTGAGGTTATCATTCgttcaattttattgatttatacGAGTACTAGTATTGCTATTTTACACGAGTGTtactattattaatttttattgtttaaTAATTATTCAAATATCGGTAACATCTCATTctgcctttcttttcttttcttttcttttcttgcattTCTTGGGACAGACCAGCAAAAGAGATAATCAAACTGAGATTGATCGTCTGAAGTTTATGCTGGTACAACTTCATCTTTTCCGTTGGCCTAGTTATCTGAAAGTTTTTACTTTGGAGCTTTATTATTGATGTTGGGTGTCATTTTTTCGTATGCTTAGCATCAGAAGGAATTGGAACTGTCCATGTTGAAGGAACAGATTGAGAAGGAAAAGGTATGAGTACCAGTTTCTGAATTCACGTTTTCCATAGGAATAGGCTGCTATCATAGAGAATTAGCTTGATCTGAGTATCAGAGAATTGATCTACGTATGAATTATTGCTACTAGAAGGTCCTGATGTTCAACTTGAACCTCTTTCAAAAACAACTGAAATTTTGCATCATATCAAATTCCTTGTTATTTGATGAAGACGTAACTTGAGCTAGTCTTCCTAATGATATATCTCCAAACTCCCTTAGTAGCCAATTTACTTCTTGCCAGTGGTCCTACTTTTAGGAAACAAACAGTAGGTCACCCTGAGGTCAAATGTGGatgaataaaatgaataaatgataGATATCTTTGGGCTCAATTCAGTTAAGCTTTTTCACACTAAACTAGTGAAGGCTTGTGCTTGAATTCTTTTCTTCCATTGTATGATAACAGCCTAACTGGACCAGATTCACCAGACTAATAAAGCCTGATCCTTAATCCCATGGTGGTGCTGTGGGGCTTTATATTTATGTGCTGGATACCACATGTAAGCTTGTCTTTCTGAGGCAGAGTTTTTGTCTGCTTTTAGAAggaaggacaataaatggagaagacagaCTTGACCACTCTCCCTTTCCCAATGCCTTGCTATGAGTGCCAACATGAAGGAAAAAGACAATCTGCTTGCAGAAATATGCAAAGAAGTGAAAAATTATGTGGCAATATAAAGATCAATGGAAATACAAaacagaaaaggaaaaggagggATGAAAACAAAAGCTACGGAATGTTGGAACAATTTAAGATACCAGAAAGTTATTCCTACACTAGC
The window above is part of the Tripterygium wilfordii isolate XIE 37 chromosome 3, ASM1340144v1, whole genome shotgun sequence genome. Proteins encoded here:
- the LOC119995456 gene encoding protein PTST homolog 3, chloroplastic isoform X1 is translated as MISNSFSHFPSFCLICPCKYQHHQPLQRHLCWNTASQNRPPVHFTIRASSIENSSSRRGRKVKSNAELCDEIREFVIAAGFPVGHVPSMKELSEHGRNDLANIVRRRGYKLVRELLANSIQTDVVKSNTDAISTEKQDETDNHEDKLAGQNGKLDDFPQELLLPTEVSIMENHTSTLNIDLQLEANNDSLLTKSSLTDLSFEGNAMYYVKGHVEDIETIVDYKSPSSELSIMDNLHCSSKIDPPLKSDVDFHAPEETSGSPCIEERPMESSTDMCLKEKVANFIQNGELEMDEDNIDGLLKDSGAEESTRVEESAKEMERLSKVPSEKNAKDAHSRRHVALASKESTLTMRQGFPL
- the LOC119995456 gene encoding protein PTST homolog 3, chloroplastic isoform X2, translated to MISNSFSHFPSFCLICPCKYQHHQPLQRHLCWNTASQNRPPVHFTIRASSIENSSSRRGRKVKSNAELCDEIREFVIAAGFPVGHVPSMKELSEHGRNDLANIVRRRGYKLVRELLANSIQTDVVKSNTDAISTEKQDETDNHEDKLAGQNGKLDDFPQELLLPTEVSIMENHTSTLNIDLQLEANNDSLLTKSSLTDLSFEGNAMYYVKGHVEDIETIVDYKSPSSELSIMDNLHCSSKIDPPLKSDVDFHAPEETSGSPCIEERPMESSTDMCLKEKVANFIQNGELEMDEVELWSCMMVR